The Toxorhynchites rutilus septentrionalis strain SRP chromosome 3, ASM2978413v1, whole genome shotgun sequence genome includes a region encoding these proteins:
- the LOC129775538 gene encoding uncharacterized protein LOC129775538 encodes MIQFHLQLLGSRLVSQAENYDRTIHWIDSRIIEHGKKLLELISDLLKKDCYKSFRTLVFNGFEVFRENVVFRTSVSCCTRALCDSETLSIHLADGKKHKDDLEKDKRLLAVNFFIQIQVVSIILKRYLGDYERIDKITADYFRKGHALIERILKKPPRKDVICNNTFFKVDVRKSKILFDYTCALCQRKGVKQCQLVNAIGWFKILNDSIKVNPILHLESKLHSKSIQYLPKDELLIREIENNPSLSMAGIYLLNVTEYELTDMCVIGQQTKWDSKFHKIEKYLTAQLSEKLGEISILFFGSRVMGTGNRESDYDVLIKSSVSKRNKRCLNLCIGWARENPKEVQIIRMVPDGPMLVCVYVKTLGVTLDLTFGTPCGNVKLE; translated from the exons ATGATTCAGTTCCATCTACAGCTGTTGGGCTCCCGTCTTGTTTCACAGGCGGAAAACTATGACCGTACCATTCACTGGATTGATAGCCGGATAATTGAGCATGGAAAAAAATTGCTTGAATTGATTAGTGATCTGCTGAAGAAAGATTGCTACAAAAGTTTCAGAACATTGGTTTTCAATGGCTTCGAGGTTTTCCGGGAAAACGTTGTTTTTCGAACGTCTGTTTCCTGTTGTACG AGAGCCCTGTGTGATTCAGAGACGCTATCGATACATTTGGCAGATGGCAAAAAACACAAAGATGACTTAGAGAAGGATAAAAGGCTTCTG GCTGTCAATTTCTTCATCCAGATTCAAGTGGTTTCCATTATACTCAAACGCTATTTAGGTGACTATGAGCGAATAGATAAGATTACTGcggattatttccgcaaaggacATGCGCTTATTGAACGCATACTTAAGAAGCCACCTCGCAAGGATGTAATCTGCAACAATACTTTCTTCAAAGTGGATGTCAGGAAGAGTAAAATCCTGTTCGATTACACGTGCGCTTTGTGTCAGAGAAAAGGCGTGAAGCAGTGTCAGCTCGTTAATGCCATCGGTTGGTTTAAGATATTGAATGATTCGATAAAAGTCAATCCGATTCTGCACTTGGAGAGTAAATTGCACAGCAAAAGCATTCAATATTTGCCCAAAGATGAACTGCTTATTCGTGAGATCGAAAATAATCCCTCATTATCGATGGCCGGGATATACCTGTTGAATGTTACTGAGTATGAATTGACCGATATGTGCGTGATTGGCCAGCAAACTAAATGGgattcgaaatttcataaaatcgaaaaatatctAACAGCACAATTATCTGAAAAGTTGGGGGAGATAAGCATCCTCTTCTTTGGTTCACGAGTTATGGGAACTGGCAATCGTGAGTCCGATTATGATGTGTTAATTAAATCGAGTGTTAGCAAGAGAAATAAGAGGTGTCTTAATCTATGCATTGGATGGGCTAGAGAAAATCCCAAAGAAGTACAAATCATCCGTATGGTTCCTGATGGCCCCATGCTAGTATGTGTCTACGTTAAGACACTCGGAGTCACGTTGGATCTCACCTTTGGAACCCC ATGTGGAAACGTGAAGCTGGAATAG